Part of the Natronobacterium gregoryi SP2 genome, TACTTGTTCGCAACCGTGGTAGGGGGCCTGCGATGTACGACACGATTCTCGTGCCGGCCGACGGGAGTCCGGTGGCGGAAAACGCTGGAACGTACGCGATCCAACTCGCGGAACGGTTCGATGCGACACTACACGTCGTTTCGATCCTCGAGCAGGGCGTCGTTGGCGGTGACGAGGAAGGCGACGGGAAACGGGCTGTCGACGAACTGATCAAGCGAGCGAACGATCGCGGCCTCGAGACGACGACCGAACTCCGCGAGGCGGACGGCGACGTCCACGAAGCGGTCCTTACGTCGGCCGACGAGCGCGACGCAGACCTGATCGCGATGGGGACGACCGGCCGAAGCGGGCTTGGCCGATTCCTGCTGGGCAGCGTCGCAGAGCAAACGCTTCGGGAGTCGTCCGTCCCGGTCGCGACCGTCCACGAAGAGACGAGCGCCGAGGCCAAGTTCGAGCGCGTCCTGGCCCCCATCGATGGAAGCCACAGTGCGGAGACGGCACTCGAGCACGCCATCGATCTCGCGACCGAAACGGGTGCGCGGCTCCACGTCGTCCACGTGAGCGACGAGGGGACGGTCGACGGTCTAGAGACGGTCGACATCGACGACACCGACGGTGTCGGCCTCGAGCCCGTCGACGACGCCTTCGAGCGTGCCCGCGAGTCAAATCTGGACGCCGTCGACGTCTCGGCCCCGAGCGGTCGGGTCGACCAGCGCATTCTCGCGACGGCCGCGATGCACGACACCGACTGCATCGTGATGGGGACACACGGCGAGACGGGGCTACGACGGTATCTCCTCGGGAGTACGACAGATCGCGTCGTCCG contains:
- the fer gene encoding ferredoxin Fer, whose product is MYDTILVPADGSPVAENAGTYAIQLAERFDATLHVVSILEQGVVGGDEEGDGKRAVDELIKRANDRGLETTTELREADGDVHEAVLTSADERDADLIAMGTTGRSGLGRFLLGSVAEQTLRESSVPVATVHEETSAEAKFERVLAPIDGSHSAETALEHAIDLATETGARLHVVHVSDEGTVDGLETVDIDDTDGVGLEPVDDAFERARESNLDAVDVSAPSGRVDQRILATAAMHDTDCIVMGTHGETGLRRYLLGSTTDRVVRFAGVPVIAISAPRAETATVEYLDYQVVDDRDWSLEDDDLLEQAANADLDAGAYGTFEVGRDEYVLDAAEAAGHDWPFHCRAGGCVNCAAVLLAGELEMDVQRSLSEEEITEKGFRLTCVATPASDSIELVYGAKHRDELRDRVV